The following are encoded in a window of Candidatus Woesearchaeota archaeon genomic DNA:
- the bcp gene encoding thioredoxin-dependent thiol peroxidase, with protein sequence MLKLNSKAPAFSLKDKDAKIHSLNKMDSDYVVIFFYPKDNTPGCTLESIGFSNLLAKFKKLNATIVGISGGDAKSKLKFCEKHKLKLIMLSDPEFKISAKYGVYGEKSFMGKKYMGITRTTFILNKSKKIIQVYPKVKPFSHPEAVLEYMKSVS encoded by the coding sequence ATGTTAAAATTAAACTCTAAAGCGCCTGCATTTTCATTAAAAGATAAAGATGCTAAAATTCATTCATTAAATAAAATGGATTCAGATTATGTTGTGATTTTTTTTTATCCTAAAGATAACACTCCTGGATGTACGTTAGAATCAATTGGTTTTTCAAATTTGCTTGCAAAATTTAAAAAATTAAATGCGACTATTGTGGGTATTTCAGGAGGGGACGCAAAATCAAAACTCAAGTTTTGTGAAAAACATAAATTAAAATTGATTATGCTCTCAGATCCTGAATTTAAAATATCTGCTAAATATGGGGTTTATGGTGAAAAAAGTTTTATGGGTAAAAAGTATATGGGTATTACTAGAACAACATTTATTTTAAATAAATCAAAAAAAATTATTCAAGTGTATCCTAAAGTGAAGCCATTTAGTCATCCTGAAGCGGTTTTAGAATATATGAAATCAGTTAGTTAA
- a CDS encoding 2Fe-2S iron-sulfur cluster binding domain-containing protein yields the protein MAKIKLSNKTIELKDGSLIADACGEMGLPLSCHCGVCGVCVVEVLEGQENLEPVTDQEKVFGLTKNHRFACMCKIKKGEIKIKF from the coding sequence ATGGCAAAGATTAAATTGAGCAACAAAACAATAGAGCTTAAAGATGGATCATTAATTGCTGATGCGTGCGGGGAAATGGGTCTGCCTCTATCTTGTCATTGTGGAGTTTGTGGTGTTTGCGTGGTTGAAGTTTTAGAAGGTCAAGAAAATTTAGAACCAGTAACTGATCAAGAGAAAGTTTTTGGTCTGACAAAAAATCATCGGTTTGCTTGCATGTGCAAAATTAAAAAAGGAGAAATAAAAATTAAATTTTAA
- a CDS encoding class IV adenylate cyclase, whose amino-acid sequence MGHINIEIKAKSTNHEKIRKILREKNAEFKGEDHQIDTYFKVESGRLKLREGNIENYLIFYEREDKEGPKQSNVILYKSNPNSTLKELLIKSNGILVVIDKTREIYFIENVKFHLDIVKDLGTFIEVEAIDKVGNIGREKLLAQCQQYLDLFEVAKDDLISVSYSDLLLKKKQ is encoded by the coding sequence ATGGGACACATAAACATTGAAATCAAAGCAAAATCAACCAATCACGAAAAGATTCGAAAAATATTGCGAGAAAAGAATGCAGAATTTAAAGGAGAAGATCACCAAATAGACACATACTTTAAAGTAGAATCTGGGCGATTAAAACTTCGCGAAGGAAACATAGAAAATTATTTAATATTTTATGAGCGCGAAGACAAAGAAGGTCCAAAACAATCTAACGTAATTTTATACAAATCAAATCCAAATTCAACACTAAAAGAACTCTTAATCAAATCTAATGGAATTTTAGTTGTTATTGATAAAACCCGAGAAATATACTTCATAGAAAATGTTAAATTCCATCTCGACATAGTTAAAGACCTGGGAACTTTTATTGAAGTTGAAGCAATAGATAAAGTAGGAAACATAGGCCGAGAAAAACTACTAGCTCAATGCCAACAATACTTAGATTTGTTTGAAGTTGCAAAAGACGATCTAATATCAGTTTCTTATAGTGATTTATTATTAAAAAAAAAACAGTAA
- a CDS encoding DUF4202 family protein, protein MLLQSPAKTDWKHAQGTKNWILKLRPDADFALQIAALAHDIERGFYKKSKEDVKDYNKHKAEHAKRSAQVISDILVKHKFDEIFVKRVAKLILLHEVGGNPESNDLRDSDSISFFEDNLEQYFEKFGTETTIKKIKYMFGRMNNQHKKHLLNLTYPNTKLDSIFGEIVRSYKK, encoded by the coding sequence ATCTTATTACAATCACCCGCAAAAACAGACTGGAAACATGCGCAGGGTACCAAAAATTGGATTCTTAAACTTAGACCTGATGCAGATTTTGCACTTCAAATAGCAGCATTAGCGCACGACATAGAAAGAGGATTTTATAAAAAAAGTAAAGAAGATGTCAAAGATTATAACAAACATAAAGCCGAACATGCAAAAAGAAGCGCCCAAGTAATTAGTGACATTCTAGTTAAACACAAATTTGATGAAATATTTGTAAAACGTGTTGCAAAATTAATATTACTACATGAAGTTGGCGGAAACCCAGAATCAAATGATTTACGAGATTCAGATAGCATTTCATTTTTTGAAGATAATTTAGAACAATATTTTGAAAAATTTGGAACTGAAACTACCATCAAAAAAATAAAATATATGTTTGGACGAATGAATAATCAACACAAAAAACATTTGCTAAATTTAACATATCCCAACACCAAGTTAGATTCTATTTTTGGCGAGATTGTTAGATCTTATAAAAAATAA
- a CDS encoding TIGR01906 family membrane protein, with amino-acid sequence MKYFIFSFLIIIFLIILFPIILVSDSLEKTTFDESFYVAQFNELGVYDNFPDNDQVSINLINTQVITYLKGSNPALPRSFFNQKEIDHMLDVKVLFNKLFALKYGGVALFVILSAILYFLKPNFFKSLNGVFLGGSILTLILIAAGFFMLVNFDSSFTKFHNVFFEEGSWTFDADSENIVNLYPFQFFLNIFQRIVIIIFLNSIIFMMLSLFFIRSNNLAKNRI; translated from the coding sequence ATGAAATATTTTATTTTCTCTTTTTTAATTATTATTTTTCTAATTATTCTCTTTCCAATTATTTTAGTTTCAGATAGTTTGGAAAAAACAACGTTTGATGAGTCGTTTTATGTCGCGCAATTTAATGAATTAGGTGTTTATGATAATTTTCCTGATAACGACCAAGTCAGTATTAATTTAATTAACACTCAAGTTATAACTTATCTTAAAGGATCAAATCCTGCTCTTCCTAGATCGTTTTTTAATCAAAAAGAAATTGATCATATGTTGGATGTTAAAGTTTTATTCAACAAATTATTTGCATTAAAGTATGGGGGGGTTGCATTGTTTGTTATTTTATCTGCAATACTTTATTTTTTGAAACCTAACTTTTTCAAATCATTGAATGGTGTTTTTTTAGGTGGATCTATTTTAACTTTGATTTTAATTGCAGCAGGATTTTTTATGTTAGTAAATTTTGATTCTTCATTTACGAAGTTTCATAATGTTTTTTTTGAAGAAGGTTCTTGGACATTTGATGCGGATTCAGAAAATATTGTGAATCTTTATCCTTTTCAATTTTTCTTAAATATTTTTCAAAGAATTGTAATTATAATTTTTTTAAACTCAATTATTTTTATGATGTTGAGTTTATTTTTTATAAGATCTAACAATCTCGCCAAAAATAGAATCTAA
- a CDS encoding FAD-dependent oxidoreductase, translating to MSDDSVDSKNKVYDLVIMGAGAAGYTCAIYAARYKLDSVVIGKEPGGIATTAHDIENWPGKTGSGIEIMDGFKDHVEKFKVPIIFEEIQEVMKETTSEGVEVYRVQTDKTSYLGKTILIALGTKRRKLEIEGEADYEGKGVSYCATCDGFFFKDKVVGVVGAGDAAAMATQMLSEIAKKVYIIYRKDNLTTEPARAEDIHNDSKVELVPKSNVVKFYGSPMLQGVELDSGRKIEMDGLFIEIGGIPLSNFAKALGVTVDERSDRIVVDSEMKTNVPGVFSAGDISTGSGGFNQIVIAAAEGALAARSAFKFIRASKSKK from the coding sequence ATGTCTGATGATTCAGTTGATTCAAAAAATAAAGTTTATGATCTTGTAATTATGGGTGCGGGTGCTGCAGGGTATACTTGTGCAATCTATGCTGCTAGGTACAAACTTGACTCAGTAGTTATTGGTAAAGAACCAGGTGGGATAGCAACAACTGCTCATGATATAGAAAATTGGCCAGGTAAAACTGGATCGGGAATTGAAATAATGGATGGATTTAAGGATCATGTTGAAAAATTTAAAGTCCCAATTATATTTGAAGAAATTCAAGAAGTGATGAAAGAAACAACTTCTGAGGGAGTAGAAGTTTACCGAGTTCAAACTGACAAAACATCTTATCTTGGTAAAACTATTTTGATTGCGCTAGGAACTAAGAGGAGAAAATTAGAAATTGAGGGAGAAGCAGATTATGAGGGAAAAGGAGTTTCTTATTGTGCAACTTGTGATGGTTTCTTTTTCAAAGATAAAGTGGTGGGTGTTGTAGGTGCGGGTGATGCTGCAGCAATGGCAACTCAAATGTTATCTGAAATTGCTAAAAAAGTTTATATTATTTACCGAAAGGATAATCTTACAACAGAACCTGCAAGAGCAGAAGATATACATAACGACTCTAAAGTTGAACTTGTTCCAAAGTCCAATGTGGTTAAGTTTTATGGTAGCCCTATGTTGCAGGGAGTAGAACTTGATTCTGGAAGAAAAATTGAAATGGATGGTTTATTTATTGAGATTGGAGGAATTCCTCTTTCAAATTTTGCAAAAGCTTTAGGTGTTACTGTTGATGAAAGATCTGATAGGATTGTTGTTGATTCAGAAATGAAAACTAATGTTCCGGGTGTTTTTTCAGCAGGAGACATATCAACAGGTAGTGGTGGTTTTAATCAAATTGTTATTGCGGCAGCCGAAGGTGCATTGGCAGCTCGTAGTGCATTCAAATTTATTCGCGCATCAAAATCCAAAAAATGA
- a CDS encoding YjbQ family protein: MKSHTKKLVINTQKRVDFVNITHEVELAVKESGVMDGLVLVNPMHITASVYINDAESGLIQDYKEWLEELVPKNKNYHHHQTGEDNGWAHLMRTIMGREVTVAITNGKLDFGTWEQIYYAEFDGQRDKRIMIKILGE, from the coding sequence ATGAAGTCGCACACAAAAAAATTAGTCATAAACACTCAAAAAAGAGTTGATTTTGTAAATATAACTCACGAAGTTGAACTCGCAGTAAAAGAATCAGGTGTTATGGATGGGTTGGTTTTAGTAAATCCTATGCACATAACTGCCTCAGTATACATTAATGATGCAGAGTCTGGTTTAATTCAAGATTACAAAGAATGGCTCGAAGAGTTAGTTCCAAAAAACAAAAATTATCATCATCACCAAACAGGAGAAGACAATGGTTGGGCTCATTTGATGCGAACTATTATGGGTCGTGAAGTTACAGTTGCAATCACGAATGGTAAACTTGATTTTGGTACTTGGGAACAAATCTATTATGCTGAGTTTGATGGTCAACGTGATAAGCGAATTATGATTAAAATATTGGGTGAATAA
- a CDS encoding ZIP family metal transporter yields MNAIYTIISVIIVSLISIIAAVPLLIKKKISNKTLLFLLSISVGVLLSTVFIEFLPEAMEHGHDLGLVVPLTILAGFLIMFILEKFIHWHHNKKCEDGHCGHGHAYNLSIINLIGDGVHNFIDGLVIAGAYAVNVTLGITATISIIFHEIPQELADIGVLLYSGLSKKKVIMFNFLSAITAIFGAVVGIIFVEKIPGFTQFIIPFAAGNFIYIAATNLLPQLHRHCCLKDTFLHILAILIGIGITVLISVLLPGHSHA; encoded by the coding sequence ATGAATGCAATCTATACCATAATTAGTGTTATCATAGTATCATTAATTAGCATTATTGCAGCAGTACCACTCTTAATTAAAAAGAAAATATCAAATAAAACACTACTATTTTTACTAAGTATTTCTGTTGGAGTATTACTCAGCACAGTTTTTATTGAATTCTTACCCGAAGCAATGGAGCACGGACATGACTTAGGTTTAGTTGTTCCACTAACAATTCTTGCAGGATTTTTAATCATGTTTATTTTAGAAAAATTCATACACTGGCATCACAACAAAAAATGTGAAGATGGACACTGCGGACATGGACATGCATATAATTTATCAATCATAAACTTAATTGGAGATGGAGTACACAACTTTATTGATGGACTAGTAATTGCAGGAGCATATGCAGTAAATGTTACGTTAGGAATTACTGCAACAATATCAATCATATTTCATGAAATTCCTCAAGAACTAGCAGATATAGGAGTTTTATTATATTCAGGATTATCAAAGAAAAAAGTCATCATGTTTAATTTTTTATCTGCAATAACTGCAATATTTGGCGCAGTTGTTGGAATTATATTTGTAGAAAAAATACCTGGATTCACCCAATTCATAATACCATTTGCTGCAGGAAATTTTATTTATATCGCTGCAACAAACTTACTTCCTCAACTTCATAGGCATTGCTGTTTGAAAGATACATTCTTACACATACTAGCAATACTTATTGGAATTGGAATAACTGTTTTAATATCAGTACTATTACCAGGACATTCTCATGCTTAA
- a CDS encoding thioredoxin domain-containing protein yields MICFVALIVFALMALFSVRYRPLAKEALDCVIRKTTFRKCNTNLDKRIKYQLTGRLITKNKALAKFVYGNFIILSYIFIILSIVSVVYTGIGGYNYVVYGNCNGPQDDSFCIFDPLGENNKVSENPYGTCGGTTGSIEDLSIENIDLSLFPSYNADIKNQVLFIGCYGCDYTHEVYPSIRKLFDENTINLIFAHYPVKHHTDFLTGYANCVFGQYPNKFIQFNDALFELGSKNLNEKNITEILTTLGIDVNMIKSCASSESMTTLNQQQFDELQKTGIYGTPTVFVNGKPIVGPKPYRAYKKMLD; encoded by the coding sequence ATGATATGTTTTGTAGCTTTAATTGTTTTCGCATTGATGGCTTTGTTTTCTGTACGTTATAGGCCACTTGCAAAAGAGGCATTAGATTGTGTTATTCGTAAAACTACGTTTAGGAAGTGCAATACTAATCTTGATAAGCGTATCAAATACCAATTAACTGGGCGTTTAATTACAAAAAATAAAGCGTTAGCAAAATTTGTTTATGGTAATTTTATAATTTTATCATACATTTTCATAATTCTTTCAATCGTGAGTGTTGTATACACTGGAATTGGAGGTTATAATTACGTTGTTTATGGTAATTGTAACGGCCCTCAAGATGATAGTTTTTGTATATTTGATCCATTAGGTGAAAATAATAAAGTATCTGAGAATCCTTACGGTACTTGTGGGGGAACAACTGGTTCTATTGAAGACTTAAGTATTGAAAATATTGATTTGTCTCTTTTTCCATCTTATAATGCAGATATAAAAAATCAAGTTTTATTCATTGGTTGTTATGGTTGTGATTATACTCATGAAGTTTATCCGTCTATTCGTAAATTATTTGATGAGAATACTATTAATCTTATTTTCGCACATTATCCTGTGAAACATCATACTGATTTCTTAACTGGATATGCTAACTGTGTATTTGGTCAGTATCCGAATAAATTTATTCAGTTTAATGATGCTTTGTTTGAATTAGGATCAAAAAACTTAAATGAAAAAAACATTACGGAAATATTAACAACTCTTGGTATTGATGTTAATATGATTAAGTCTTGTGCTTCTTCTGAGTCTATGACAACTCTTAATCAGCAACAATTTGATGAACTTCAAAAAACTGGTATTTATGGAACTCCTACTGTTTTTGTTAACGGTAAACCTATTGTTGGTCCTAAACCTTATAGAGCATACAAGAAAATGTTAGATTAA
- a CDS encoding YfcE family phosphodiesterase, giving the protein MKIAIISDVHENIHNLVLALKKIEELSAEQIIFLGDLINPGIAKHISKLNIPTFAIFGNNDGDISGLMEVSLQKGSNLKFGFTNYDIVKFDNRKIFLTHFPMLAKPMAKSKEFDAVFYGHNHEKHQEMIGDCLVLNPGELSAHKTKTASIALYDTKTNTAEIIILEGSISTKTDEAEKYFKQIIDNTHKY; this is encoded by the coding sequence ATGAAAATTGCAATAATATCCGATGTACACGAAAACATACACAATTTAGTACTAGCTCTCAAGAAGATTGAGGAATTGAGTGCAGAACAAATTATATTTCTTGGAGATTTAATTAATCCTGGAATTGCAAAACACATTTCTAAATTAAACATCCCCACATTTGCAATATTTGGAAACAATGATGGAGATATTTCAGGCCTCATGGAAGTAAGTTTACAAAAAGGAAGTAATTTAAAATTTGGATTTACAAATTATGACATTGTTAAATTTGATAATCGTAAGATTTTTTTAACACATTTTCCAATGCTTGCAAAACCCATGGCTAAGTCAAAAGAATTTGACGCAGTATTTTATGGACATAACCACGAAAAACATCAAGAAATGATTGGTGACTGTTTAGTTTTAAATCCTGGAGAATTAAGTGCGCACAAAACAAAAACTGCAAGTATCGCACTATATGATACAAAAACCAATACTGCAGAGATCATAATTTTAGAAGGCTCAATTAGTACAAAAACTGATGAAGCAGAAAAATATTTCAAACAAATAATTGATAATACGCACAAATATTAA
- a CDS encoding Patatin produces the protein MKKIGLVLGGGGARGLAHVGFLKQLEKAQIPISAISGCSMGSIIGTFYAAGKSATDIEKFILDTRTYDLMDISPTIKGFSKAEKIQKKIEEFIGITKFSELKIPLTINATDFSTGTEKVFSEGSLIKAIRASISFPVLFQPVKIGSKFYSDGGIINNLPFAHLPKSINKIILVDVSPPEKINNEKTNMVQLLETSVRLMQNQINKLNLEKIKKEKYILIKPNVGKYHVIEPKTKFKEIILKGENSFKRNKKEILRMITK, from the coding sequence ATGAAAAAAATAGGCTTAGTTCTAGGTGGAGGCGGTGCTCGAGGTCTTGCTCACGTAGGATTTCTTAAACAACTTGAAAAAGCACAAATACCAATTTCAGCAATATCTGGATGTAGCATGGGAAGTATTATCGGAACATTTTATGCTGCAGGAAAAAGTGCAACAGACATTGAAAAGTTTATTCTAGACACAAGAACATATGATCTTATGGATATCTCACCAACAATTAAAGGATTTTCAAAAGCTGAAAAAATACAAAAAAAAATTGAAGAGTTCATAGGAATTACAAAATTTAGTGAATTAAAAATTCCACTAACCATAAATGCAACCGATTTTTCAACAGGCACTGAAAAAGTGTTTAGCGAAGGTAGTTTAATTAAAGCTATTCGCGCAAGCATTTCATTTCCAGTACTATTCCAACCAGTAAAAATTGGCAGTAAATTTTATTCAGATGGAGGAATCATAAATAACCTGCCATTTGCTCACTTACCCAAATCAATAAATAAAATAATACTCGTGGATGTCTCCCCACCAGAAAAAATTAACAATGAAAAAACTAATATGGTGCAACTACTCGAAACAAGTGTTAGACTCATGCAAAATCAAATTAACAAATTAAATTTAGAAAAAATAAAAAAGGAAAAATATATTTTAATCAAACCAAATGTTGGAAAATATCACGTAATTGAACCAAAAACAAAATTCAAAGAAATAATTTTGAAAGGCGAAAATTCGTTTAAACGAAATAAAAAAGAAATTTTAAGGATGATTACAAAATGA
- a CDS encoding class I SAM-dependent methyltransferase — protein sequence MKTKLTKLVYEEFAGKNAQECYIKKAKEGLWISEKHFFKKYFVNKKSKLLDIGCGTGRTTIPLFKEGFGILGIDFVPEMIKNAKLIAKQKKLKIKYEVGDATSLKFKDNSFDYALFSNQGWTQIPGNANRFKALLEIKRVLKPKGKFIFTAHPRVVTGTYGWFWVKQWLKFHFGTLWGFKLDELDYGDRFFERETNDSQKTYMTKQYIHIPSIREVIFEIRKAGFKLIEYNGDLQISKKDVRTHPPVFFVCEK from the coding sequence ATGAAAACAAAACTAACAAAACTAGTCTATGAAGAATTTGCAGGAAAAAACGCGCAAGAATGCTACATCAAAAAAGCAAAAGAAGGATTATGGATTTCTGAAAAACATTTTTTTAAAAAATATTTTGTTAACAAAAAATCCAAACTATTAGATATTGGTTGCGGCACAGGCAGAACAACAATTCCTTTGTTTAAAGAAGGATTTGGCATACTCGGAATTGATTTTGTTCCTGAAATGATTAAAAATGCTAAATTAATTGCCAAACAAAAAAAATTGAAAATAAAATATGAAGTTGGAGATGCTACCTCCTTGAAATTTAAAGATAATTCTTTTGATTATGCGTTGTTTTCAAATCAAGGTTGGACACAAATACCTGGAAACGCGAATAGGTTTAAAGCACTTCTTGAAATTAAAAGAGTTTTAAAACCAAAAGGTAAATTTATTTTTACAGCACACCCAAGAGTTGTTACTGGAACCTATGGTTGGTTCTGGGTCAAACAATGGCTTAAATTTCATTTCGGAACATTATGGGGATTCAAATTAGATGAACTAGATTATGGAGACCGATTTTTTGAAAGAGAAACAAATGATTCACAAAAAACGTATATGACTAAACAATACATTCACATACCGTCAATTAGAGAAGTTATTTTTGAAATACGAAAAGCAGGATTTAAATTAATCGAATATAATGGAGATTTACAAATTTCTAAAAAAGATGTAAGAACCCACCCCCCTGTGTTTTTTGTTTGTGAAAAATAA
- a CDS encoding pentapeptide repeat-containing protein produces MEFQDKEFESKTFQTKNFTDKSFKNSSFVDCVFEECNLSNVNLENTKIQNCSFKNCKILGLNFSICAKFLFSFTFEHCLISMSDFSDLNLKDTLFSSCQILDCNFIKTNLTNAQFEESNLKGSQFEESNLSFASFKTAKNYSINPNKNMIKKTVFSIPEVIGLLDSFDIELD; encoded by the coding sequence ATGGAGTTTCAAGATAAAGAATTCGAATCAAAAACGTTTCAGACAAAAAATTTCACAGATAAATCTTTTAAAAATTCTAGTTTTGTTGATTGTGTATTCGAAGAGTGTAATTTATCTAATGTCAATTTAGAAAATACTAAAATTCAAAATTGTAGTTTTAAAAATTGTAAAATTTTAGGGTTGAACTTTTCTATTTGTGCAAAATTTTTATTTAGTTTTACATTCGAACATTGTTTGATATCAATGTCTGATTTTTCTGATTTAAATTTAAAAGATACTTTATTTTCCAGTTGCCAAATATTAGATTGTAATTTTATCAAAACCAATTTGACTAATGCCCAATTTGAAGAATCAAATCTTAAAGGAAGTCAATTTGAAGAATCAAATTTAAGTTTTGCATCATTTAAAACTGCTAAAAATTATAGTATAAATCCTAATAAAAATATGATTAAAAAAACAGTTTTCTCAATTCCTGAAGTAATTGGCTTGTTAGATAGTTTTGACATAGAACTAGATTAA
- a CDS encoding LD-carboxypeptidase, with amino-acid sequence MVVPNKLKPGDEIRIIAPARSLALLSDDLISLAKKNFERQGFKLSFSKNCREKDMFISSSIKSRVDDLHDAFSDKNVKAIFTVIGGFNSNQILKYLDYDLIKNNPKILCGYSDITAISNAITAKTGLITYSGLHFSTWGMKKEFEYNLDYFKKCLMEEVEFEVKTSKTWSDDPWYIDQETRNIIKNKDFIILNKGTAKGTIFGGNLCTFNLLQGTEFMPDLSDSILFLEDDEESKPHAFDRDLQSLIHQPNFDKVKGIVIGRFQEGSEMTLEKLKYIIESKEELKNIPIIANVDFGHTNPLITFPIGGTATLNVDETVELKIIKH; translated from the coding sequence ATGGTAGTTCCAAATAAATTAAAACCAGGTGATGAAATTAGAATTATTGCGCCTGCAAGAAGTTTAGCTTTACTTTCAGATGATTTAATTTCATTGGCAAAGAAAAATTTTGAAAGACAAGGGTTTAAACTATCGTTCTCTAAAAATTGTAGGGAAAAAGATATGTTTATTTCCTCTTCAATTAAGAGCAGAGTGGATGATTTGCATGATGCATTTTCAGATAAAAATGTGAAAGCAATTTTTACTGTAATTGGGGGTTTTAATTCTAACCAAATATTAAAATATCTTGATTATGATTTAATTAAAAATAATCCAAAAATTCTTTGTGGTTACTCAGATATTACTGCAATATCAAATGCTATAACTGCAAAAACTGGATTAATAACTTATTCAGGTCTTCATTTTTCTACGTGGGGGATGAAAAAAGAATTTGAATATAATTTAGACTATTTCAAAAAATGTTTGATGGAAGAAGTTGAATTTGAGGTTAAAACATCAAAGACTTGGTCTGATGATCCTTGGTATATAGATCAAGAAACTAGAAACATTATTAAAAATAAAGATTTCATTATTTTAAATAAGGGTACTGCAAAAGGAACAATTTTTGGAGGAAATCTTTGCACGTTTAATTTGTTGCAAGGAACTGAATTTATGCCTGATCTTTCTGATTCAATATTATTTTTAGAAGATGATGAAGAATCAAAACCGCATGCTTTTGATCGAGATTTACAATCGTTAATTCACCAACCAAATTTTGATAAGGTTAAAGGAATTGTTATTGGACGGTTTCAAGAAGGAAGTGAAATGACTTTAGAAAAATTAAAATATATTATTGAGTCAAAAGAAGAATTAAAAAACATCCCGATTATTGCGAATGTAGATTTTGGTCATACTAATCCGTTAATTACTTTTCCTATTGGTGGAACTGCAACGTTAAACGTTGATGAGACCGTTGAATTAAAGATCATTAAACATTAA